The following are from one region of the Dehalococcoidales bacterium genome:
- a CDS encoding radical SAM protein translates to MKLKLIAPAVLVNSRKLKKVLVPPLGLGMVAALTPPDVEVSLTDENVAAIDFQEETDLVGITVLTITAQRAYEIADIFRSRGVKVVLGGIHASFLPDEAGQHADAVVIGEAEETWPRLIADLKANRLQKRYEQGERLPLHNLPLPRRDLFTKGAYLIKNTLAATRGCPYSCSFCSVSSFFGRTYRCRPVEEVIKELDTFNGGKYFFFVDDNIIGNPKFAKELFRSMIPRKIKWLGQASVTIAKDDELLELAAASGCIGLLIGFESISPANLAAVGKKINVVDEYQTVIRKIHSKGIGIHGFFIIGLDEDTQDVFERTVRFAQKMKLESAGFAYPMPLPGTDFYNSLDKEGRIITREWSRYADEIVFEPKLMSRQVLKKGHDWASQEFFKLPSIWERVGLARRNLALLWAINIGWRAHYSRLR, encoded by the coding sequence ATGAAGTTAAAGTTAATTGCCCCGGCTGTACTGGTGAACAGCCGGAAGCTTAAGAAGGTTCTAGTACCGCCGCTGGGTTTGGGGATGGTTGCGGCACTAACCCCGCCAGATGTCGAAGTCTCATTAACCGATGAGAATGTTGCAGCTATTGATTTTCAAGAGGAAACTGACCTGGTAGGAATCACGGTATTGACCATTACGGCACAACGCGCCTACGAGATTGCTGATATCTTTAGATCCAGAGGAGTAAAGGTCGTCCTGGGAGGTATACACGCCAGCTTCCTGCCCGATGAAGCAGGTCAGCACGCTGATGCCGTAGTCATTGGCGAAGCTGAGGAGACCTGGCCCAGACTAATCGCCGACCTCAAGGCAAACAGGCTCCAAAAGAGATACGAGCAAGGTGAGCGATTGCCATTGCATAATTTACCCCTACCCCGCCGGGACTTATTTACCAAAGGGGCCTACTTAATCAAAAACACACTGGCTGCCACCAGAGGCTGCCCGTATTCCTGCTCTTTCTGCTCAGTTTCTTCCTTCTTCGGCCGTACCTATCGCTGCCGTCCTGTAGAAGAAGTCATCAAGGAGCTTGATACCTTTAACGGGGGTAAATACTTTTTTTTCGTTGACGATAATATCATTGGCAATCCTAAATTTGCCAAAGAGCTTTTTCGCTCCATGATTCCCCGCAAAATCAAGTGGTTAGGCCAGGCCTCGGTCACCATAGCCAAGGATGATGAACTGCTGGAACTGGCCGCTGCCAGCGGTTGCATCGGCTTGCTCATCGGATTTGAGTCAATATCCCCGGCCAATCTAGCCGCGGTAGGCAAGAAAATAAATGTAGTAGATGAGTACCAGACGGTGATTAGAAAGATTCACTCCAAAGGAATTGGTATCCACGGCTTCTTCATCATCGGTCTTGACGAGGATACTCAAGATGTTTTTGAGCGCACTGTCCGCTTTGCCCAGAAAATGAAGTTGGAGAGCGCTGGTTTTGCTTATCCGATGCCCCTTCCCGGTACTGACTTCTATAACTCTCTGGACAAAGAGGGTAGGATAATCACCAGGGAATGGTCCAGGTATGCTGATGAGATAGTCTTTGAGCCGAAGCTGATGTCACGGCAGGTATTAAAGAAGGGACATGACTGGGCTTCACAGGAGTTCTTCAAACTACCCTCGATTTGGGAAAGAGTCGGTCTAGCGCGCCGTAATTT